A genomic segment from Roseibium algicola encodes:
- the yghU gene encoding glutathione-dependent disulfide-bond oxidoreductase yields MSDPTYTPPKVWTWEQPSGGQFANINRPISGSTHEKDRPVGKHPLQLYSLATPNGVKVTVMLEELLALGHKGAEYDAWLIKINEGDQFSSGFVEANPNSKIPALVDHSTETPTRVFESGSILLYLAEKFGEFLPKDPAKRTETLNWLFWQMGSAPYLGGGFGHFYAYAPEKYQYPIDRFAMEAKRQLDVLDKALADRPYIAGDDYTIADMAIFPWYGGMVLGRAYDAAEFLSVHEYKNLLAWAQKIDARPAVVRGRKVNRTWGEDHEQLPERHDAADLDAKAALDPAAE; encoded by the coding sequence ATGAGTGACCCGACCTACACCCCGCCCAAAGTCTGGACCTGGGAACAGCCGAGCGGCGGCCAGTTCGCCAATATCAATCGGCCGATTTCCGGTTCAACCCACGAAAAGGACCGGCCTGTCGGCAAGCATCCGCTTCAGCTTTATTCTCTGGCGACCCCGAACGGCGTCAAGGTGACGGTGATGCTCGAGGAGTTGCTCGCACTCGGTCACAAGGGCGCTGAATATGATGCCTGGCTGATCAAGATCAACGAAGGCGATCAATTCTCCAGTGGCTTCGTGGAAGCCAATCCCAATTCCAAGATCCCGGCCCTTGTCGACCACTCGACCGAAACCCCGACGCGCGTGTTCGAATCCGGTTCCATTCTGCTGTATCTGGCCGAGAAATTCGGTGAATTCCTGCCCAAGGATCCGGCAAAGCGCACCGAAACGCTGAACTGGCTGTTCTGGCAGATGGGATCCGCCCCTTATCTTGGCGGCGGCTTCGGCCATTTCTACGCCTATGCGCCGGAAAAGTACCAATACCCCATCGATCGCTTCGCAATGGAAGCCAAGCGCCAGCTTGACGTCCTCGACAAGGCGCTGGCTGATCGCCCCTACATCGCCGGTGACGACTACACCATCGCCGACATGGCGATCTTCCCCTGGTATGGCGGAATGGTTCTTGGCCGCGCCTATGATGCGGCGGAATTCCTCTCCGTTCACGAATACAAGAATCTCCTGGCCTGGGCCCAGAAGATCGATGCCCGCCCGGCGGTTGTTCGCGGGCGCAAGGTGAACCGGACCTGGGGAGAAGATCACGAGCAGCTTCCGGAGCGTCATGATGCCGCGGATCTGGACGCAAAAGCCGCGCTGGACCCTGCTGCAGAATAA
- a CDS encoding Re/Si-specific NAD(P)(+) transhydrogenase subunit alpha: protein MPEALKIGTPKETFPGENRVAMTPESAKQLQKLGFSCLVQSGAGTAAGFSDQAYEEAGVEIVKTAASLWKKSDIVTKVRQPDDKELGYLTKDKTLISFFNPGGNTDGLEKAKESGASVIAMEMVPRISRAQKMDALSSMANIAGYRAVIEAGNNFGRFFTGQITAAGKVPPAKVLVVGAGVAGLAAIGTSTSLGAITYAFDVRPEVAEQVESMGAEFVYLDFEEEQQDGAATGGYASVSSPEFREAQLAKFRELAPEMDIVITTALIPNRDAPKLWLEDMVKAMKPGSVIVDLAAERGGNAEGTVKDEKVVTENGVTIIGYTDFPSRMAAQSSTLYATNIRHMLTDLTPEKDGQIVHNMEDDVIRGATVTHEGEITFPPPPPKVQAIAAKSKEKPKELTAEEKRAQETAAFKAQTKQQVTLLAVGGLLLLLVGLIAPASFMQHFIVFVLSVFVGFQVIWNVSHSLHTPLMAVTNAISSIIILGALMQIGSGSFLVILLAGLSVFMAGINIFGGFLVTRRMLAMFQKS, encoded by the coding sequence ATGCCAGAAGCCCTAAAGATCGGCACACCAAAGGAAACCTTCCCCGGGGAGAACCGTGTGGCGATGACACCCGAATCCGCAAAGCAGCTGCAGAAGCTTGGCTTCTCCTGCCTTGTGCAAAGCGGAGCCGGGACCGCCGCCGGATTTTCCGACCAGGCTTATGAAGAAGCCGGCGTTGAAATCGTCAAGACTGCCGCAAGTCTTTGGAAGAAATCGGACATCGTAACCAAGGTCCGGCAGCCCGATGACAAGGAATTGGGCTATCTGACAAAGGACAAGACCCTGATTTCCTTCTTCAACCCGGGTGGGAACACCGACGGGCTGGAAAAGGCGAAGGAATCGGGCGCCAGCGTCATTGCCATGGAGATGGTGCCGCGTATCTCGCGTGCCCAGAAGATGGATGCTCTCAGCTCCATGGCCAACATCGCCGGATATCGCGCCGTTATCGAGGCGGGCAACAATTTCGGCCGCTTCTTCACCGGCCAGATCACTGCTGCAGGCAAGGTACCGCCTGCGAAGGTACTGGTCGTGGGCGCAGGCGTCGCGGGTCTTGCGGCCATCGGCACATCCACGTCGCTCGGCGCGATCACCTATGCATTCGACGTGCGCCCGGAAGTGGCCGAGCAGGTCGAATCGATGGGCGCTGAATTCGTTTATCTGGATTTTGAAGAAGAACAGCAGGATGGCGCTGCGACCGGCGGTTATGCCAGCGTTTCCTCGCCAGAGTTCCGCGAAGCCCAGCTTGCAAAATTCCGGGAACTGGCTCCGGAGATGGACATTGTCATCACCACGGCTCTGATCCCGAACAGGGACGCACCGAAGCTGTGGCTGGAAGACATGGTCAAGGCCATGAAGCCGGGCTCGGTTATCGTCGATCTTGCCGCCGAACGCGGCGGCAACGCGGAAGGAACGGTCAAGGACGAGAAGGTCGTCACCGAGAATGGTGTCACGATCATCGGCTATACCGACTTCCCCTCGCGCATGGCCGCTCAATCGTCCACGCTTTATGCCACCAACATCCGCCATATGCTGACCGACCTGACGCCCGAGAAGGATGGTCAGATCGTTCACAACATGGAAGACGACGTCATCCGTGGCGCGACCGTGACCCATGAAGGCGAGATCACCTTCCCGCCGCCGCCGCCCAAGGTGCAGGCAATCGCGGCGAAATCGAAGGAAAAGCCGAAGGAACTGACGGCGGAAGAAAAGCGTGCGCAGGAAACTGCCGCCTTCAAGGCGCAGACCAAGCAGCAGGTGACCCTGCTGGCGGTTGGTGGCCTGCTTCTGCTGCTGGTGGGCCTCATCGCCCCGGCCAGCTTCATGCAGCATTTCATCGTTTTCGTGCTCTCGGTATTCGTCGGTTTCCAGGTGATCTGGAACGTCAGTCACTCGCTGCACACGCCGCTGATGGCTGTCACCAACGCCATTTCGTCGATCATCATTCTCGGCGCGCTGATGCAGATCGGATCCGGATCGTTCCTGGTCATCCTGCTGGCAGGCCTGTCCGTCTTCATGGCCGGGATCAACATCTTCGGCGGTTTCCTCGTCACCCGGCGCATGCTCGCCATGTTCCAGAAATCCTAA
- a CDS encoding NAD(P)(+) transhydrogenase (Re/Si-specific) subunit beta yields the protein MEFGFTTAVYVVAAVLFILSLGGLSGQESAKRAIWYGIAGMGLAVVATLIGPGSGLWLLSLILIAAGGIIGYFVAQRVQMTEMPQLVAAMHSLVGLAAVFVGYNAYIELGNVLAMGEEERNALEGFAAILAHKTPIEQSILKVEVFLGVFIGAVTFTGSVVAFGKLAGKLTSKAEKLPGGHMLNAGAAALSVILLLMFLNGAGIWTLVLMTLLAFFIGYHLIMGIGGADMPVVVSMLNSYSGWAAAAIGFSLGNDLLIVVGALVGSSGAILSYIMCKAMNRSFVSVILGGFGNTTGPAMEVEGEQIAIDSDGVVAALEDADSVIIVPGYGMAVAQAQQSVSELTKRLRSKGKEVRFAIHPVAGRLPGHMNVLLAEAKVPYDIVLEMDEINEDFPSTDVVIVIGSNDIVNPAAQEDPNSPIAGMPVLEVWKAKQVFVSKRGQGTGYSGIENPLFYKENTRMFYGDAKASLDKLLTQID from the coding sequence ATGGAATTCGGTTTCACGACCGCCGTTTACGTTGTTGCGGCTGTTCTGTTCATCCTGTCTCTGGGAGGCCTTTCCGGCCAGGAAAGCGCCAAGCGCGCCATCTGGTACGGTATCGCCGGCATGGGACTGGCCGTTGTTGCCACCCTGATCGGTCCGGGCTCCGGCCTGTGGCTCCTGTCTCTCATCCTGATCGCTGCCGGCGGCATCATCGGTTATTTCGTGGCGCAGCGCGTCCAGATGACCGAAATGCCCCAGCTGGTCGCCGCCATGCACTCGCTCGTGGGTCTGGCCGCCGTCTTCGTCGGCTACAATGCCTATATCGAGCTCGGCAACGTGCTGGCGATGGGCGAGGAAGAGCGCAATGCGCTTGAGGGCTTCGCCGCTATCCTGGCGCACAAGACCCCGATCGAACAGTCGATCCTGAAGGTTGAAGTGTTCCTTGGCGTCTTCATCGGTGCTGTCACCTTCACCGGCTCTGTCGTCGCTTTCGGCAAGCTGGCCGGCAAGCTGACCTCCAAGGCGGAAAAACTGCCTGGTGGCCACATGCTGAACGCAGGTGCGGCCGCACTCAGCGTCATCTTGTTGCTGATGTTCCTGAACGGGGCCGGCATCTGGACGCTGGTACTGATGACGCTGCTGGCGTTCTTCATCGGTTACCACCTGATCATGGGCATCGGCGGCGCCGACATGCCCGTTGTGGTGTCGATGCTGAACTCCTATTCGGGCTGGGCCGCGGCCGCCATCGGCTTCTCGCTCGGCAACGATCTGCTGATCGTCGTTGGCGCGCTCGTCGGGTCTTCCGGTGCGATCCTGTCCTACATCATGTGCAAGGCGATGAACCGCTCGTTCGTCTCCGTTATCCTCGGCGGCTTCGGCAACACCACCGGTCCGGCCATGGAAGTGGAAGGCGAACAGATCGCCATCGACAGTGATGGTGTTGTTGCGGCGCTTGAAGATGCCGACAGCGTCATCATCGTTCCGGGCTATGGCATGGCAGTTGCCCAGGCACAGCAATCGGTCAGCGAACTGACCAAGCGCCTGCGCTCCAAGGGCAAGGAAGTGCGCTTCGCGATCCACCCGGTCGCAGGCCGCCTTCCCGGCCACATGAACGTGCTCCTGGCCGAAGCCAAGGTGCCGTATGACATCGTTCTGGAAATGGACGAGATCAACGAGGACTTCCCGTCAACGGATGTCGTGATCGTCATTGGTTCCAACGACATCGTCAATCCGGCTGCCCAGGAAGACCCGAACTCGCCTATCGCCGGCATGCCGGTTCTGGAAGTCTGGAAAGCGAAGCAGGTCTTCGTTTCCAAGCGCGGCCAGGGCACCGGTTACTCCGGCATCGAGAACCCGCTGTTCTACAAGGAGAACACCCGGATGTTCTACGGCGACGCCAAGGCCAGCCTCGACAAGCTGCTGACCCAGATCGACTAA
- a CDS encoding ABC transporter ATP-binding protein: protein MTALTLTNVNKSFGNVHVLRDINLEVEDGEFVVFVGPSGCGKSTLLRVIAGLEDVSSGEVSIGGEIVNTTPPSKRGIAMVFQSYALYPHLNVRNNMTLALKQEKQSKQVIDQRVAEATRMLNLEDYLDRYPSELSGGQRQRVAIGRAIVRHPKLFLFDEPLSNLDAALRMNTRLEIANLHQQLKTSMIYVTHDQSEAMTLADKIVVLRAGRVEQIGSPMELYNNPVNQFVAGFLGSPAMNFMPASLVNEGDARTLGVRPEDLFLSDQGQLKASVQHVEQLGGDTNVIAKVQGQQITARLFGQHEIKPGAELSFGIAEGKSFYFDKDGARLRG from the coding sequence ATGACGGCGCTAACCCTGACCAACGTCAACAAGTCGTTCGGCAACGTCCATGTCCTGAGGGACATCAATCTCGAAGTGGAAGACGGCGAATTTGTCGTCTTCGTCGGACCGTCAGGGTGTGGCAAGTCCACCTTGTTGCGGGTGATTGCAGGTCTTGAAGACGTCTCCTCCGGCGAGGTCAGCATCGGCGGGGAGATCGTGAACACGACGCCGCCGTCCAAACGCGGCATTGCCATGGTGTTCCAGAGCTATGCGCTTTATCCGCATTTGAACGTGCGCAACAACATGACATTGGCGCTCAAGCAGGAAAAGCAGAGCAAGCAGGTGATCGACCAGCGCGTTGCCGAGGCGACCCGCATGCTGAATCTGGAGGACTATCTCGACCGCTATCCTTCGGAACTCTCCGGTGGCCAGCGCCAGCGTGTCGCGATCGGCCGGGCCATCGTGCGTCATCCGAAACTGTTCCTGTTCGACGAGCCGCTGTCGAACCTTGATGCAGCGCTGCGCATGAACACAAGGCTGGAGATCGCCAACCTTCACCAGCAGCTCAAGACCTCGATGATCTATGTGACACATGACCAGTCCGAAGCCATGACGCTGGCCGACAAGATCGTGGTTCTGCGCGCTGGCCGCGTCGAGCAGATCGGCAGCCCGATGGAGCTTTACAACAATCCGGTCAACCAGTTCGTGGCAGGGTTCCTCGGTTCGCCGGCCATGAATTTCATGCCCGCAAGCCTGGTCAATGAAGGCGATGCCCGCACGTTGGGAGTGCGCCCGGAAGACCTGTTTCTCAGCGACCAGGGGCAACTGAAAGCGTCTGTGCAGCATGTGGAACAGCTCGGCGGCGACACCAACGTGATCGCGAAGGTGCAAGGCCAGCAGATCACTGCACGGCTCTTCGGCCAGCACGAGATCAAGCCGGGTGCTGAGTTGAGCTTCGGCATCGCGGAAGGCAAGTCGTTCTATTTCGACAAGGACGGCGCCCGGCTTCGCGGATAG
- a CDS encoding Gfo/Idh/MocA family protein → MIRVLIVGLGNMGLSHALAHHKHADAEIVGLVNRSGRVTHPDLAGYPVFTDYAQALDTTRPDLVVISTYSDTHADYAVAAMQAGAHVFVEKPLATTVADAKRVVACAGETGRKLAVGYILRHHPSWVRLIEEARGLGGPYVFRMNLNQQSSGAEWETHKALMQTTAPIVDCGVHYVDVWCQITDAEPVKVHGMGLRLSDEIGPDMYNYGQFQVFFDDGSVGWYEAGWGPMMSETAFFVKDVVSPAGSVSIVEDDKGASADVDGHTRVGGLLVHRPEGDRRIDLPGEPGHQELCDAEQAFMLRAISENIDLNRHMLDAVRSLAICLAADESIRTGHSVMLKELTP, encoded by the coding sequence ATGATCCGGGTTCTGATCGTCGGCCTTGGCAACATGGGACTTTCCCACGCCCTGGCTCACCACAAGCATGCGGACGCCGAGATCGTCGGTCTCGTCAACCGTTCCGGCCGGGTGACCCATCCGGATCTTGCTGGGTATCCGGTGTTCACGGATTACGCGCAGGCACTGGACACGACCAGACCGGACCTGGTGGTGATCTCCACCTATTCCGATACCCATGCGGATTATGCGGTTGCGGCGATGCAGGCAGGCGCTCATGTATTTGTCGAAAAACCGCTGGCGACAACCGTGGCCGATGCAAAGCGGGTGGTCGCTTGCGCCGGGGAAACCGGACGCAAACTCGCGGTCGGCTATATCCTGCGGCATCATCCGTCCTGGGTACGGCTGATTGAGGAGGCGCGGGGGCTCGGCGGACCATATGTCTTCCGCATGAACCTCAATCAGCAGAGCTCGGGAGCGGAGTGGGAAACCCACAAGGCCCTGATGCAGACGACTGCTCCCATCGTCGATTGCGGTGTGCATTATGTCGATGTCTGGTGCCAGATTACCGACGCCGAACCCGTGAAGGTGCACGGCATGGGGCTGCGGCTTTCCGACGAAATCGGCCCGGACATGTACAACTATGGCCAGTTTCAGGTCTTCTTCGACGATGGCTCGGTCGGCTGGTACGAAGCCGGGTGGGGGCCGATGATGTCCGAGACCGCCTTCTTCGTGAAGGATGTCGTTTCGCCCGCAGGCTCCGTTTCGATAGTCGAGGACGACAAGGGCGCATCGGCCGATGTTGACGGCCACACCAGGGTCGGCGGGCTTCTGGTCCATCGCCCGGAAGGTGACCGGCGCATCGATCTGCCGGGTGAACCCGGCCATCAGGAACTTTGCGACGCCGAGCAGGCTTTCATGCTTCGTGCGATTTCGGAAAACATCGATCTCAACCGGCACATGCTGGATGCCGTCCGGTCGCTGGCAATTTGCCTTGCCGCCGACGAAAGCATCCGCACCGGTCACTCAGTCATGCTAAAGGAGCTAACGCCATGA